One Agrobacterium vaccinii DNA window includes the following coding sequences:
- a CDS encoding ABC transporter permease produces the protein MTFKPDKVGALIAALLIYALVALPFATFRANRIIQGETRGILDALPPLAGYGLIAIVIAAAAMAFFCSETKLRLVSALIGLATLAFVIGLAASHLTPAENTYARVSPASGFWLLMAGLIVMATDAIARLDPKPAIRVLLLVIALALVGTMLASGQWNDLSLLKEYQSRADIFWTEAFRHVQLAIGSLVAAVLVGIPLGVLCYKVRKLRAGVLNSLNIVQTIPSIALFGLLIAPLGWIAANVPGASDLGIRGIGMAPAFVALFLYSLLPVVSNTVVGLDGVSNSVREAACGLGMTSAQRLIKVDLPLALPIILTGIRIVLVQNIGLATIAALIGGGGFGVFVFQGIGQTAMDLVLLGTIPTVILGFTAAILLDALIDSNLFRRGSNA, from the coding sequence CTGACGTTTAAGCCCGACAAGGTGGGGGCGCTGATCGCTGCATTGCTGATCTATGCTCTGGTAGCTTTGCCTTTCGCAACATTTCGCGCCAACCGCATCATCCAGGGCGAGACGCGCGGCATTCTCGATGCGCTGCCGCCCCTTGCCGGATATGGCCTCATCGCGATCGTCATAGCCGCAGCGGCGATGGCGTTTTTTTGTAGTGAAACGAAACTCAGGCTCGTTTCGGCACTGATTGGCCTTGCCACCCTCGCATTCGTAATTGGCCTTGCCGCCTCCCATCTTACCCCCGCTGAAAACACGTACGCCCGCGTTTCCCCGGCCAGCGGCTTCTGGTTGTTGATGGCGGGTTTGATCGTTATGGCGACGGACGCGATTGCACGGCTCGATCCCAAACCCGCCATTCGCGTGCTGCTACTTGTCATCGCGCTCGCCCTTGTCGGCACCATGCTCGCCTCCGGGCAATGGAACGATCTTTCCCTGTTGAAGGAATATCAAAGCCGCGCCGATATTTTCTGGACGGAAGCCTTCCGGCACGTCCAGCTCGCCATCGGCTCACTTGTCGCCGCCGTTCTAGTTGGAATTCCGCTCGGCGTTCTCTGCTACAAGGTGCGGAAGCTCCGCGCCGGTGTGCTGAACAGCCTCAACATCGTCCAGACCATTCCCTCTATCGCGCTGTTTGGCCTTCTGATCGCGCCGCTCGGTTGGATTGCCGCCAATGTCCCCGGCGCATCCGACCTCGGTATTCGCGGCATCGGCATGGCGCCAGCGTTCGTTGCGCTGTTCTTGTATTCACTGCTGCCGGTCGTCTCCAACACTGTCGTCGGTCTGGATGGCGTGTCGAATTCCGTGCGCGAAGCGGCATGTGGTCTTGGCATGACGAGCGCGCAGCGGCTGATCAAAGTGGATCTCCCGCTGGCGCTGCCGATCATTCTCACCGGAATTCGCATCGTTCTCGTCCAAAATATCGGCCTTGCCACCATCGCAGCCCTCATCGGCGGCGGCGGGTTCGGTGTGTTCGTGTTTCAGGGCATCGGCCAGACGGCTATGGATCTCGTTCTGCTGGGCACAATCCCCACAGTCATTCTCGGTTTCACAGCCGCCATCCTGCTGGATGCGCTGATCGACAGCAATCTTTTCAGGCGCGGGAGCAACGCATGA
- the osmF gene encoding glycine betaine ABC transporter substrate-binding protein OsmF, whose protein sequence is MKRLMKLTGAGLALALYASIAQAQVVVSSKIDTEGSVLGNIILTVLNKNNIETTDRIQLGATPVVRKAITAGEVDIYPEYTGNAAFFFEKADDPLWKDSAKAYEEAKTLDYDANKIVWLAPSPANNTWGIAIRKDIADKNNLKTLSDLGKYVSGGGQMVLAASSEFVNSAAALPAFQKTYGFTLKSDQLITLSGGDTAATIAAAANQTNNANAAMVYGTDGGIAPSGLVVLEDDKNVQPVYQPAPIIREAVLKEHPNIEQLLKPVFEKLDLKTLQELNGRVQVGGEQAKNVALDFLTKNGLIQ, encoded by the coding sequence ATGAAGCGTTTGATGAAGCTGACTGGCGCCGGACTGGCGCTCGCCCTCTATGCATCGATTGCACAGGCCCAGGTCGTCGTATCGTCCAAAATCGACACCGAAGGCAGCGTTCTCGGCAACATCATTCTGACTGTTCTCAACAAAAACAACATCGAAACGACAGACCGCATCCAGCTTGGTGCAACGCCAGTCGTTCGCAAGGCGATCACAGCGGGTGAGGTCGATATCTATCCAGAATACACCGGCAATGCCGCCTTCTTCTTCGAAAAGGCCGACGATCCGCTCTGGAAGGACTCCGCGAAAGCCTATGAAGAGGCCAAGACGTTGGATTACGACGCCAACAAGATCGTCTGGCTGGCACCTTCGCCTGCCAACAACACCTGGGGCATCGCCATCCGCAAGGATATTGCCGATAAGAACAATCTGAAGACGCTGAGCGACCTCGGAAAATACGTCTCTGGTGGCGGCCAGATGGTTCTTGCCGCGTCGTCGGAATTCGTCAATTCCGCAGCCGCGCTGCCAGCTTTCCAGAAAACCTACGGCTTCACGCTGAAGTCCGATCAGCTCATCACCCTCTCTGGCGGTGATACGGCAGCAACTATTGCTGCAGCCGCCAACCAGACCAACAACGCCAATGCGGCGATGGTCTATGGTACGGATGGCGGCATTGCCCCGTCCGGTCTCGTGGTGCTGGAAGACGACAAGAATGTCCAGCCGGTCTACCAGCCCGCACCGATCATTCGCGAAGCGGTTCTAAAAGAACATCCCAATATCGAGCAGCTGCTGAAGCCGGTGTTCGAAAAACTCGATCTCAAGACCCTTCAGGAACTGAACGGTCGCGTACAGGTCGGTGGTGAACAGGCGAAAAACGTGGCGCTGGACTTTTTGACGAAGAACGGCCTCATACAATAA
- a CDS encoding AbrB family transcriptional regulator has translation MIIKPDLQSFILTAIIGSIGALVAFALNFPAPFLCGPALAVTLAGLAGLRLSVPNLLRNATFVIVGISMGTSVTPEVIDAAKAWPLSFLAVLVTVVILLYVAYWVLRGFGYDRTTAMLGASPGHLSYIISLTAETKSDLATVSVIQSVRVLALTLAVPLIVEYLDLISIEPPILAAPMHPVVLGLTILASLAVGWLFMRWRFPAALLLGGVAVSIGIHITGLTSGGVPNWLSQPTYIVLGSLIGTRFSRASLRDMRKAFVAGGVVTVVVMLLASVIAVFVSRLTGVPLNTVMIAFSPGGLETMAAMAVMMHADTAYVGSHHVLRLLFLSVLMPLVMGKDARRKPD, from the coding sequence ATGATCATCAAGCCAGACCTCCAGAGTTTTATCCTCACTGCCATAATCGGCAGCATCGGCGCTCTGGTTGCGTTCGCCCTCAACTTTCCGGCTCCGTTTCTCTGCGGCCCTGCACTGGCTGTCACGCTTGCAGGACTTGCGGGTTTGCGGCTCTCGGTGCCCAATCTGCTGCGCAACGCTACATTCGTCATCGTCGGCATTTCCATGGGCACGAGCGTAACCCCGGAGGTGATTGATGCCGCGAAAGCATGGCCGCTCAGCTTCTTGGCTGTTCTCGTCACCGTCGTCATTCTTCTTTATGTCGCCTACTGGGTCTTGCGCGGTTTTGGCTACGACCGCACCACGGCCATGCTGGGCGCCTCTCCTGGCCACCTCAGTTACATCATCAGCCTGACGGCGGAGACCAAGAGCGATCTGGCAACCGTCAGCGTCATCCAGAGCGTACGGGTGCTGGCCCTCACCCTCGCCGTGCCCCTAATCGTTGAATATCTCGATCTCATCAGCATTGAACCACCTATCCTGGCTGCACCAATGCATCCGGTCGTTCTGGGCCTTACCATTCTGGCATCCTTGGCCGTCGGCTGGTTGTTCATGCGCTGGCGCTTTCCGGCAGCGCTGTTGCTAGGTGGTGTCGCCGTATCGATCGGCATCCATATTACCGGCCTGACCAGCGGTGGTGTGCCGAACTGGCTCAGCCAGCCCACCTATATTGTTCTCGGCAGCCTCATTGGCACACGCTTTTCCCGTGCGTCACTGCGCGACATGCGCAAGGCCTTCGTCGCAGGCGGCGTCGTAACGGTTGTCGTTATGCTGCTCGCTTCTGTGATTGCAGTGTTCGTGTCGAGACTGACTGGCGTGCCGCTCAACACGGTCATGATTGCGTTTTCACCGGGCGGTCTGGAAACCATGGCCGCCATGGCTGTCATGATGCATGCTGACACCGCCTATGTCGGTTCCCACCACGTGCTGCGGCTGCTTTTCCTCTCTGTGTTGATGCCGCTTGTCATGGGAAAAGATGCGCGCCGGAAACCAGACTGA
- the rirA gene encoding iron-responsive transcriptional regulator RirA, with amino-acid sequence MRLTKQTNYAVRMLMYCAANDGHLSRIPEIAKAYGVSELFLFKILQPLNKAGLVETVRGRNGGVRLGRAADKISLFDVVKVTEDSFAMAECFEDGAVECPLVDSCGLNSALRKALNAFFDVLTQYSIDDLVKARPQISFLLGLEDTMAKRRPAAVVAAPAA; translated from the coding sequence ATGCGTTTGACCAAACAGACCAATTACGCCGTCCGCATGTTGATGTACTGCGCTGCCAACGATGGCCACCTCAGCCGCATTCCAGAGATCGCCAAGGCTTACGGCGTTTCGGAACTCTTCCTGTTCAAGATTCTTCAGCCGCTGAACAAGGCTGGCCTGGTCGAAACCGTTCGTGGTCGCAATGGCGGCGTCAGGCTTGGTCGTGCGGCGGACAAGATCAGCCTGTTCGACGTCGTCAAGGTTACCGAAGACAGCTTTGCCATGGCCGAGTGCTTCGAAGATGGTGCAGTCGAGTGTCCACTGGTCGATAGCTGCGGCCTCAACTCCGCACTTCGCAAGGCGCTGAACGCATTCTTCGATGTCCTGACGCAATATTCCATTGACGATCTCGTCAAGGCACGCCCACAGATCAGCTTCCTGCTGGGTCTGGAAGACACGATGGCCAAGCGCCGTCCCGCCGCAGTGGTGGCAGCGCCCGCAGCCTGA
- a CDS encoding Fe(3+) ABC transporter substrate-binding protein — MSTAFAGGEVNVYSYRQPELIQPLLDAFTKETGIETNVLFLDKGLVERIQAEGVNSPADILLTVDIARLVEAKEGKVTQPVLNDPVIEKDIPANLRDPEGEWFGLTTRGRVVYASKERVTQKDITYEELADPKWKGKICIRDGQHSYNIALFASMIAHHGVDYTRTWLTALKNNLARKPDGTDRSQAKSIYSGECDIALGNTYYVGLMLTNEQEPEEKVWGNAVRVIFPNAQDRGTHVNISGVAMTKYAPNKDNALKLMEFLASGEAQEIYAKQVFEYPVLPGAQPSDVVKNFGPIKPDTLSLTEIAAHRKEASELVDEVGFNDGPSN, encoded by the coding sequence ATGTCCACAGCTTTTGCGGGTGGGGAGGTCAACGTCTACTCCTATCGCCAGCCGGAGTTGATCCAGCCGTTGCTGGATGCCTTCACTAAGGAAACCGGTATCGAGACCAATGTGCTGTTTCTGGACAAGGGACTGGTCGAGCGCATTCAGGCCGAGGGCGTCAATTCGCCCGCCGATATTCTGCTGACCGTCGATATCGCCCGTCTGGTCGAGGCAAAGGAAGGCAAGGTTACACAGCCCGTCTTGAATGATCCGGTCATCGAAAAGGACATTCCCGCTAATTTGCGTGATCCAGAAGGCGAGTGGTTCGGACTGACGACCCGCGGGCGTGTGGTCTATGCCTCCAAGGAGCGCGTTACGCAGAAAGACATCACCTACGAGGAGCTTGCCGACCCGAAGTGGAAGGGCAAAATCTGCATTCGTGATGGCCAGCACTCTTATAACATCGCGCTGTTTGCATCCATGATCGCTCATCATGGTGTGGATTACACACGCACATGGTTGACCGCGCTCAAGAACAATCTGGCCCGCAAGCCCGATGGGACGGATCGCAGCCAGGCGAAATCGATCTATTCCGGTGAATGCGATATCGCTCTCGGCAACACCTATTACGTCGGGCTCATGCTGACCAACGAGCAGGAGCCGGAGGAAAAGGTCTGGGGTAATGCTGTTCGCGTTATTTTCCCGAATGCGCAGGATCGTGGCACACACGTCAATATTTCCGGTGTGGCAATGACCAAATATGCGCCCAACAAGGACAATGCCCTGAAGCTGATGGAATTCCTTGCATCCGGTGAAGCGCAGGAAATCTATGCCAAGCAGGTGTTTGAGTATCCCGTTTTGCCTGGCGCTCAGCCCTCAGACGTCGTGAAGAACTTCGGACCGATCAAGCCCGATACATTGTCGCTGACGGAAATTGCCGCTCACCGTAAGGAAGCATCCGAACTGGTGGACGAAGTTGGCTTTAATGATGGTCCGTCGAACTAG
- the irrA gene encoding iron response transcriptional regulator IrrA codes for MAFDATLDIGTRLRRFGLRPTRQRVALGDLLFAKGDRHLTVEELHDEAVTAGVPISLATVYNTLHQFTEAGLIRVLAVEGAKTYFDTNVSDHHHFFVEGENEVLDIPVNNLQIGNLPEPPEGMEIAHVDVVIRLRRKRR; via the coding sequence ATGGCATTTGACGCCACATTGGACATTGGAACACGGTTGCGCCGTTTCGGCCTGCGCCCGACGCGCCAACGCGTCGCGCTGGGCGACCTTCTGTTTGCCAAGGGTGACCGTCACCTGACCGTCGAGGAATTGCATGATGAGGCAGTGACTGCTGGTGTCCCCATCTCGCTTGCGACGGTTTACAACACGCTGCACCAGTTCACCGAGGCAGGTCTCATTCGCGTTCTGGCGGTCGAGGGTGCAAAAACCTATTTCGACACCAATGTTTCGGATCACCATCACTTCTTTGTCGAAGGTGAAAACGAAGTGCTCGATATTCCGGTCAACAATCTGCAAATCGGCAATCTGCCGGAGCCGCCTGAAGGCATGGAAATTGCCCATGTGGACGTGGTCATTCGCCTGCGCCGCAAGCGCCGCTGA
- the fabA gene encoding 3-hydroxyacyl-[acyl-carrier-protein] dehydratase FabA — MATRQSSYNYEEILACGRGELFGPGNAQLPLPPMLMVHRITEISETGGAHDKGFIRAEYDVSPDDWYFPCHFQGNPIMPGCLGLDGMWQLTGFFLGWLGEEGRGMALSTGEVKFKGMVRPETKLLQYGIDFKRVMRGRLVLGTADGWLKADGETIYQASDLRVGLSKEKTA; from the coding sequence ATGGCAACGAGGCAATCCAGCTATAACTATGAGGAAATTCTCGCATGCGGACGTGGCGAGTTGTTCGGCCCGGGCAATGCACAGCTTCCTCTGCCTCCTATGCTTATGGTTCACCGCATCACTGAAATTTCCGAAACCGGCGGCGCCCACGACAAGGGCTTCATCCGCGCGGAATACGACGTCTCGCCGGATGACTGGTATTTCCCATGCCACTTTCAGGGCAACCCTATCATGCCAGGCTGCCTCGGTCTCGACGGCATGTGGCAGTTGACGGGCTTCTTCCTCGGCTGGCTGGGTGAAGAAGGTCGCGGCATGGCGCTGTCCACCGGCGAAGTGAAGTTCAAGGGCATGGTTCGCCCTGAAACCAAGCTCTTGCAATACGGCATCGATTTCAAGCGCGTCATGCGCGGTCGCCTTGTGCTCGGCACCGCCGATGGCTGGCTGAAGGCCGATGGCGAAACCATTTATCAAGCGTCTGACCTGCGTGTCGGCCTGTCGAAAGAAAAGACCGCCTGA
- the fabB gene encoding beta-ketoacyl-ACP synthase I: MRRVVVTGLGIVSSIGSDAAEVTASLRDAKSGISFSPDFAEHGFKCQVWGKPSLDPTDLVDRRAMRFLSQGGAWNHVAMKQAIADSGLEESVISGNERTGIIMGSGGPSTRTIVEASDITLKNNSPKRIGPFAVPKAMSSTASATLATWFKIHGVNYSISSACSTSAHCIGNAAEMIQWGKQDVMFAGGHEDLDWSMSNLFDAMGAMSSKYNDTPSVASRAYDVNRDGFVIAGGAGVLVLEELEHAKARGAKIYAEIVGYGATSDGYDMVAPSGEGAIRCMRQALATVKGDVDYINTHGTSTPVGDSKEVGAIREVFGDKIPHVQSTKSLTGHSLGAAGVQESIYGLLMMQERFIGKSAHIETLDPEFEGVPIVRERIDNAKIDTVLSNSFGFGGTNATLVFQRYNG, encoded by the coding sequence ATGAGAAGAGTTGTAGTCACCGGCCTCGGTATTGTTTCATCCATCGGCAGCGATGCCGCAGAGGTTACGGCGTCCTTGAGAGATGCAAAGTCGGGAATTTCGTTCTCGCCGGATTTTGCCGAGCATGGCTTCAAATGCCAGGTCTGGGGCAAGCCGTCTCTCGACCCGACCGATCTGGTTGACCGTCGCGCCATGCGCTTCCTGTCCCAGGGCGGTGCGTGGAACCATGTGGCCATGAAGCAGGCGATTGCAGACTCCGGTCTGGAAGAGAGCGTCATCAGCGGCAACGAGCGCACCGGCATCATCATGGGCTCGGGCGGTCCGTCCACCCGCACCATCGTTGAAGCCTCCGACATCACGCTGAAGAACAACAGCCCCAAGCGCATCGGCCCGTTTGCCGTGCCGAAGGCCATGTCGTCCACAGCATCCGCGACGCTTGCCACCTGGTTCAAGATTCACGGCGTCAACTATTCCATCTCCTCGGCCTGCTCGACATCGGCGCACTGCATCGGCAATGCCGCTGAAATGATCCAGTGGGGCAAGCAGGACGTGATGTTTGCTGGCGGACACGAAGACCTCGACTGGTCCATGTCGAACCTGTTCGATGCCATGGGTGCCATGTCGTCCAAGTATAACGACACGCCATCGGTCGCCTCTCGCGCCTATGACGTCAACCGCGATGGCTTCGTCATCGCTGGCGGTGCCGGCGTTCTGGTTCTGGAAGAACTGGAACATGCCAAGGCACGCGGCGCCAAGATTTACGCAGAAATCGTCGGTTACGGGGCAACATCGGATGGTTACGACATGGTCGCGCCATCGGGCGAAGGCGCCATCCGCTGCATGCGTCAGGCGCTGGCAACGGTGAAGGGCGATGTCGATTACATCAACACCCACGGCACATCCACACCCGTTGGCGACAGCAAGGAAGTCGGCGCGATCCGCGAAGTGTTCGGCGACAAAATCCCGCATGTGCAGTCGACCAAGTCGCTCACCGGCCACTCGCTGGGTGCCGCAGGCGTTCAGGAATCCATCTACGGTCTTTTGATGATGCAGGAACGTTTCATCGGCAAAAGCGCCCATATCGAAACGCTCGATCCGGAATTCGAAGGCGTGCCAATCGTTCGCGAACGCATCGACAATGCCAAGATCGATACGGTTCTGTCGAACTCCTTTGGCTTCGGCGGCACCAACGCCACGCTCGTCTTCCAGCGCTACAACGGATAA
- the fabI gene encoding enoyl-ACP reductase FabI, with amino-acid sequence MNGIMQGKRGLIMGVANNHSIAWGIAKAVAAQGAELAFTYQGEALGKRVKPLAAEVGSDFIVPCDVEDIASVDALFETVRERWGSIDFVVHAIGFSDKNELKGLYANTTRENFSRTMVISCFSFTEIAKRAAELMTDGGSMLTLTYNGSQRVIPNYNVMGVAKAALEASVRYLAADYGPKGIRVNAISAGPVRTLAGAGISDARAIFSWNQKNAPMRRTPDIDDIGGSALYLLSNLSRGVTGECHYVDGGFNITSIPTLEVLYNADSE; translated from the coding sequence ATGAACGGCATCATGCAGGGAAAGCGCGGCCTCATCATGGGTGTCGCAAACAATCACTCTATCGCCTGGGGCATCGCCAAGGCGGTGGCTGCTCAGGGCGCAGAACTGGCCTTCACCTATCAGGGCGAAGCGCTGGGCAAGCGTGTGAAGCCGCTTGCGGCGGAAGTCGGCTCTGACTTCATCGTACCCTGCGACGTGGAAGACATCGCCTCGGTGGATGCCCTGTTCGAAACTGTGCGTGAACGCTGGGGTTCCATAGATTTCGTGGTCCATGCTATCGGCTTTTCCGACAAAAACGAATTGAAGGGGCTTTACGCCAACACCACGCGCGAAAACTTCAGCCGCACGATGGTCATCTCCTGCTTCTCGTTCACTGAAATCGCCAAGCGTGCCGCCGAACTGATGACCGATGGCGGCTCGATGTTGACGCTGACCTATAATGGTTCGCAGCGTGTGATCCCAAACTACAACGTCATGGGGGTGGCAAAGGCGGCTCTCGAAGCGTCCGTGCGTTATCTGGCTGCCGACTATGGCCCGAAGGGCATCCGCGTCAACGCCATCTCCGCAGGTCCGGTTCGCACGCTTGCCGGTGCCGGTATTTCGGATGCGCGCGCCATATTCTCGTGGAACCAGAAGAACGCACCGATGCGTCGTACGCCTGATATTGATGATATCGGCGGTTCCGCGCTGTATCTCCTGTCGAACCTGTCACGTGGTGTCACCGGTGAGTGCCACTATGTCGACGGCGGTTTCAACATCACCTCGATCCCGACGCTCGAAGTGCTCTACAACGCTGACAGCGAGTAA
- a CDS encoding amidohydrolase family protein: MTITRTFEGRSPRVTVPRGTIDTQMHMYLPGFPQQAGGPPVPEGTPGPDEYRRLMNWLGIDRVVITQGNAHQRDNGNLIACLRAMGTMARGVAVITRDTPLDELQELCDVGVVGARIMDLPGGAVDLSHLEEVDSLAQELGWCIAVQLDGSNILDHETRLGAIKSRWILDHHGKFFAGVTPDSPQIAALKRLIDKGNCWFKFAGCYESSHSGGPDFEDIAAVAHDIATYAPDRIIWGTNWPHNNAKTKEEYPDDADLMDTVLSWLPSDEARRKALVTNPEELFGFGTV; this comes from the coding sequence ATGACCATCACCAGAACATTCGAAGGTCGGTCGCCACGCGTGACCGTGCCGAGGGGCACGATCGATACGCAGATGCACATGTATTTGCCGGGCTTTCCCCAGCAGGCAGGTGGTCCACCTGTTCCCGAGGGCACGCCGGGGCCGGATGAGTACCGCCGTCTGATGAACTGGCTCGGCATCGATCGTGTCGTCATCACGCAGGGCAATGCTCATCAACGCGATAACGGCAATCTCATCGCCTGTCTGCGGGCCATGGGCACTATGGCGCGCGGCGTTGCCGTCATTACGCGTGATACACCCCTCGACGAACTGCAGGAGCTTTGCGATGTGGGTGTCGTTGGAGCACGGATCATGGATCTGCCGGGTGGTGCTGTCGATCTCAGCCATCTGGAAGAGGTCGATAGTCTTGCGCAGGAACTCGGCTGGTGCATCGCAGTTCAGCTCGACGGCTCCAACATTCTCGACCACGAGACACGTCTCGGCGCCATCAAAAGCCGCTGGATACTGGACCATCACGGCAAGTTCTTCGCAGGCGTGACGCCGGACAGCCCGCAGATCGCAGCGCTGAAGCGGTTGATCGACAAAGGCAATTGCTGGTTCAAATTTGCTGGCTGCTACGAGTCCAGCCATTCCGGTGGGCCTGACTTCGAAGACATCGCAGCCGTTGCCCATGACATCGCCACCTATGCACCGGATCGCATCATCTGGGGCACCAATTGGCCGCACAACAATGCCAAGACGAAGGAAGAGTATCCTGACGATGCCGATCTCATGGATACCGTATTGTCGTGGTTGCCTTCGGACGAGGCCCGCCGAAAGGCGCTGGTGACCAACCCGGAAGAGTTGTTTGGTTTCGGCACGGTCTAA
- a CDS encoding FadR/GntR family transcriptional regulator has translation METTRVSDVSNCPEFILASVHETAESGVKEQSSIGRSGGSLVSQTADALRHAILSGEYKPGDKLPSEAGLTELYKVSRTVVREAVAALRADKLVEARHGAGIFVLTLPTQQPQPFQDVDHDRISSIIELLELRAAVETEAAELAAVRRSPAQEEAIMRCLSAVQTCIENSEPTSEADFKLHLAIADATNNPRFREFLEVMGQNVIPRAALRSSQSEKTAASYLQQLQKEHEVIVNAISDGDAAAAREAMRQHLKGSQQRYRAMLRQTDR, from the coding sequence ATGGAGACGACGCGCGTCAGCGATGTCTCGAATTGCCCGGAGTTCATTTTGGCCAGCGTCCATGAAACCGCCGAAAGCGGCGTGAAAGAACAATCCTCAATCGGTCGTTCCGGTGGCTCGCTCGTCAGCCAGACGGCAGATGCGCTGCGGCACGCCATCTTGTCTGGAGAATACAAGCCGGGAGACAAGCTGCCCAGCGAGGCGGGCCTGACGGAACTCTACAAGGTCAGCAGGACCGTCGTGCGTGAAGCTGTCGCAGCATTGCGTGCAGACAAGCTGGTGGAAGCCCGCCACGGCGCAGGCATATTCGTATTGACGCTGCCGACGCAGCAACCCCAGCCTTTTCAGGATGTGGATCACGACCGCATTTCATCGATCATCGAATTGCTTGAACTGCGCGCAGCCGTCGAAACCGAAGCCGCCGAACTTGCTGCCGTTCGCCGCTCGCCCGCCCAGGAAGAAGCGATCATGCGCTGTCTGTCGGCCGTGCAGACTTGCATCGAAAACAGCGAGCCGACATCGGAGGCGGATTTCAAGCTGCATCTCGCTATTGCCGACGCCACCAACAATCCGCGCTTCCGTGAGTTCCTGGAAGTGATGGGCCAGAACGTCATTCCGCGCGCAGCCCTGCGCTCGTCACAGTCCGAGAAAACAGCCGCGTCCTACCTTCAGCAGCTTCAAAAGGAGCATGAGGTCATCGTCAACGCCATCTCGGATGGAGACGCAGCTGCCGCCCGGGAAGCCATGCGCCAGCATCTGAAGGGCAGCCAGCAGCGCTATCGTGCCATGCTGCGGCAGACGGACCGCTAA
- a CDS encoding TadE/TadG family type IV pilus assembly protein: MLSRHEDRKSSMRSLFSKAKLARKFARSRDGAAAIEFAILAIPYFLIVFATIETFLAMMGEQLVSNATDTMARRLRTGQIASTITRDEFRKQFCAEVSILITCSTDEIRTPKKLYIDLRKFSTFADIPKTVPLMLNGQFYDLDESAFGFSPGGPKTINMLRVYYRWQVTTDLVRPFLTRIRPKDGSMPSHFLIVATDAYLNEAYQ, encoded by the coding sequence ATGCTTTCCCGTCATGAAGATAGAAAAAGCTCTATGCGATCACTGTTTTCCAAAGCAAAATTGGCTCGGAAATTTGCACGCTCGCGCGATGGCGCAGCGGCTATCGAGTTCGCTATTCTTGCCATTCCCTATTTTCTCATCGTTTTTGCCACGATCGAAACCTTTCTGGCCATGATGGGCGAGCAGCTTGTGTCCAATGCCACCGACACGATGGCGCGCAGATTGCGCACCGGGCAGATTGCCAGCACGATCACAAGGGACGAGTTCAGGAAGCAATTCTGCGCGGAAGTGTCTATCCTCATTACCTGCTCGACGGATGAGATCAGGACGCCGAAAAAACTCTACATCGATCTTAGAAAGTTCTCGACCTTTGCCGATATTCCAAAGACGGTTCCGTTGATGCTGAACGGTCAGTTCTACGATCTAGACGAATCGGCGTTCGGGTTTTCGCCGGGTGGGCCCAAAACGATCAACATGCTGAGGGTCTATTACCGCTGGCAGGTAACCACGGATCTGGTCCGCCCATTCCTCACCAGAATTCGCCCTAAAGATGGCTCCATGCCCTCGCATTTTCTGATCGTCGCGACGGACGCCTACCTCAATGAGGCCTATCAGTGA
- a CDS encoding TadE/TadG family type IV pilus assembly protein, translated as MKSGISSILRKFIETLTRLKRDRRGVGAVEFAIVFPLLVALYITAFELTIGFSIYKRATRAAGAIADLVSQPQTVNKAYLGTMRDVAGAIFVPYKTTGMKLKITGIQVDANKVAKVSWSWDESDRKPYPVNSIVNIPANLRQANAFLIHAELTVPHTLLMVMSTLSSKLTPITIGRDYYFAKREADPITCSDC; from the coding sequence ATGAAAAGCGGGATATCTTCCATTCTTCGCAAATTTATAGAGACACTGACGCGCCTCAAACGTGACCGCCGGGGCGTCGGCGCGGTGGAGTTTGCGATTGTCTTCCCGCTTCTCGTTGCCCTCTACATCACGGCCTTCGAGCTGACGATCGGCTTTAGCATCTACAAGCGCGCCACGCGCGCTGCCGGTGCCATCGCCGATCTGGTATCCCAGCCTCAGACGGTCAACAAGGCCTATCTCGGCACGATGAGAGATGTGGCCGGTGCCATATTCGTGCCCTATAAAACGACGGGAATGAAGTTGAAGATCACCGGCATACAGGTCGATGCCAACAAGGTGGCGAAAGTCAGTTGGTCATGGGATGAGAGCGACCGAAAGCCCTATCCTGTCAATTCCATCGTCAACATTCCCGCCAACCTGAGACAGGCCAATGCCTTTCTCATCCACGCGGAACTGACCGTGCCACACACATTGCTCATGGTGATGTCGACACTGTCGTCGAAACTGACACCGATCACCATCGGGCGCGACTATTACTTCGCCAAGCGTGAAGCTGACCCGATTACCTGCTCAGACTGCTGA